One window of the Leptospira ryugenii genome contains the following:
- the hisF gene encoding imidazole glycerol phosphate synthase subunit HisF, whose product MIATDELTKRVIPCLDIKDGRVVKGVNFVNLVDAGDPVSCAVAYEENKADELCFLDITASVDKRDILLHLVEEVANKLFIPFTVGGGIRSLDDVRSVLNRGADKVSINTAAFKRPELLREASEIYGSQCIVCAIDTKYNHERKRHEIYLNGGRTETGREALDWGAEAQEQGAGEILLTSMDKDGTKDGFDINVLKLFTQNLTIPIIASGGAGNPEHMAEAILRGGADAVLAASIFHFGVFSIQETKQTMREMGIKVRL is encoded by the coding sequence ATGATAGCTACAGATGAACTCACCAAACGTGTTATCCCTTGCCTAGATATTAAAGATGGTAGGGTAGTCAAGGGTGTGAATTTTGTAAACCTTGTAGATGCTGGAGATCCCGTTTCTTGCGCTGTGGCTTACGAAGAGAATAAGGCAGATGAACTATGCTTTTTAGATATCACGGCTTCTGTAGATAAACGAGACATTCTCCTTCATTTGGTTGAAGAAGTTGCGAATAAATTGTTCATTCCATTCACTGTAGGCGGCGGCATTCGTAGTTTAGATGATGTACGTTCCGTACTTAACCGAGGAGCTGATAAGGTATCCATCAATACCGCGGCATTTAAAAGACCTGAACTCTTACGAGAAGCAAGTGAGATATACGGTTCACAGTGCATCGTTTGCGCGATTGATACAAAATACAATCATGAAAGAAAGAGACATGAAATATATCTAAATGGAGGTAGAACGGAGACAGGGCGAGAGGCTTTGGATTGGGGGGCAGAAGCTCAAGAGCAAGGAGCCGGCGAAATTTTACTTACCTCTATGGACAAAGATGGAACAAAAGACGGCTTTGACATCAACGTTCTGAAACTATTTACCCAGAATCTAACTATACCCATCATTGCATCCGGTGGCGCTGGCAATCCGGAACATATGGCTGAGGCTATCCTCAGGGGTGGAGCAGATGCCGTACTCGCAGCTTCCATTTTTCATTTTGGAGTTTTCTCTATCCAAGAAACCAAACAGACGATGAGAGAGATGGGAATCAAAGTTAGGTTATGA
- a CDS encoding lipase family alpha/beta hydrolase — protein sequence MKRIFSFLCILFLTNGCLYYVWKKEFATEERNNEALTLSLLNVIQNPNQELFSFTPALSRDLADWQYQESSLFQSGEKPKLIYIHGWNPIERDSDPFTSRSRKILNIQGTFKNGIIYFQENLSGVKDQFELYLFTYRTSNGIIFNGEGFNDFLNRKFKPTDKVFVIAHSMGGLVTRAAMKSNRYQKDMIDGVATLASPIFGSPFASKQYMSNNSTFVTEITGFLLETQGGSDLTHTNTGLGQSTISGSTNLVLDVLNQDFPYNAKFLTFSGVLTSCNGAETFYYRTGCQILAQSSPSFPFNDGIVPENSAWMGASGSKRFQINGFDHSMMAFQTTNVDDANAKAYYEQVIREIRSSFLP from the coding sequence TTGAAGAGAATCTTCTCTTTTTTGTGTATACTCTTCCTTACGAATGGCTGCTTGTACTATGTTTGGAAAAAAGAGTTTGCAACCGAAGAGCGAAACAACGAGGCTCTCACTCTTTCCTTGTTAAATGTTATACAAAATCCAAACCAAGAACTCTTCTCGTTTACTCCTGCCCTCAGCAGAGACTTAGCGGACTGGCAATACCAAGAAAGTTCTCTGTTCCAGTCTGGTGAAAAACCGAAATTGATTTACATCCATGGTTGGAATCCAATCGAAAGAGACTCAGATCCGTTTACCTCTAGAAGTCGTAAGATCCTAAATATACAAGGCACATTTAAAAATGGTATCATTTATTTCCAAGAGAACCTATCGGGCGTGAAGGATCAATTTGAACTTTATCTATTCACATATCGTACCTCAAACGGGATCATCTTCAATGGTGAGGGATTCAATGATTTTCTAAACCGTAAATTCAAACCTACAGACAAAGTGTTTGTCATTGCACATTCTATGGGTGGTCTTGTCACCCGTGCCGCAATGAAATCCAATCGCTACCAGAAAGATATGATAGATGGTGTAGCTACTTTGGCATCTCCTATCTTTGGTTCTCCATTTGCATCTAAACAATATATGAGTAATAACTCCACTTTTGTCACAGAGATTACTGGTTTTTTATTAGAAACCCAAGGTGGTTCTGACCTTACACATACAAATACGGGTTTAGGACAGAGTACAATCAGCGGTTCAACAAATCTTGTTTTAGATGTTTTGAACCAAGATTTTCCTTATAATGCAAAGTTTCTTACTTTCTCTGGCGTGCTTACTTCATGCAATGGTGCTGAAACTTTTTATTACAGAACTGGTTGCCAAATCCTTGCGCAGTCCTCTCCAAGTTTTCCTTTCAATGATGGGATTGTGCCTGAAAACAGTGCCTGGATGGGAGCTTCGGGATCCAAACGCTTTCAAATCAATGGCTTTGACCATTCTATGATGGCCTTCCAAACAACAAATGTAGATGATGCGAATGCTAAAGCATACTACGAACAAGTGATCAGAGAAATTAGGTCCTCGTTTCTTCCATAA
- a CDS encoding tetrahydrofolate dehydrogenase/cyclohydrolase catalytic domain-containing protein, which produces MNPPILLNGKAISEQIKSKISEELKLRVADTAPPTLATILVGEDPASATYVSMKIKACHAVGIQSRSVTLPKETTTEELLKQIHTLNNDPNVNGILLQHPVPHQIEERACFDAILPEKDVDGVTTTSFGKLAMGKEAYFPCTPYGMILLLQEYGIGIAGKHAVVVGRSPILGKPMASMLTNLDATVTLCHSKTKDLPDHVRQADIVVGAVGKPEFIKADWIKEGAVLLDAGYNVGNVGDIEISKAKEKSSYYTPVPGGVGPMTIAVLLLQTLYSYQSKFSPILRAK; this is translated from the coding sequence ATGAATCCACCTATCCTTTTAAACGGTAAAGCGATTTCCGAACAAATCAAATCCAAGATTTCAGAAGAGTTGAAGCTGAGAGTTGCAGATACTGCGCCTCCTACATTGGCAACCATCCTCGTTGGTGAGGACCCTGCGTCTGCGACCTACGTAAGCATGAAAATCAAAGCTTGTCATGCAGTTGGGATACAATCTAGGTCTGTAACACTGCCAAAAGAAACAACGACCGAAGAGCTCCTTAAGCAAATCCACACTTTAAATAATGATCCCAATGTGAATGGGATTCTCTTGCAGCACCCTGTGCCTCACCAAATTGAGGAACGAGCCTGTTTTGATGCAATTTTGCCCGAAAAGGATGTAGATGGAGTGACAACGACTTCCTTCGGTAAATTGGCAATGGGAAAAGAAGCCTACTTCCCTTGCACACCCTATGGGATGATTTTACTTCTTCAGGAATATGGTATTGGCATTGCAGGCAAACATGCAGTTGTCGTGGGACGTTCCCCAATTTTAGGAAAGCCGATGGCAAGTATGTTAACCAATTTAGATGCCACAGTCACACTCTGCCACAGCAAAACCAAAGACCTACCTGATCATGTCCGACAAGCTGACATCGTTGTGGGCGCCGTTGGCAAACCTGAGTTTATCAAGGCAGATTGGATCAAAGAAGGTGCTGTTCTTTTAGATGCAGGTTATAACGTTGGTAATGTGGGTGACATCGAGATTTCGAAGGCTAAAGAGAAATCCTCTTATTATACTCCTGTGCCTGGTGGAGTTGGTCCTATGACCATTGCTGTTTTACTTTTACAAACTTTGTATTCCTACCAATCAAAGTTTTCTCCTATTTTGAGGGCTAAATAA
- a CDS encoding acetylxylan esterase, whose protein sequence is MPQAVNFDECFQTFPKLDSPEDLDAFWKEGFQILKKIPIKESYKTVLKGSFIWESLNEVSFQSVGNYTIHGKLAIPRKRGDRPVVVFFHDYLGGEEELHKGYSELGVAQLHITLRGHGADMVQAPVDLNTGKILANWSPNYFAEGLENKEDFYMRKLYLDVVRTIEFLRLSDGIDGDKIILHGKSLGSALAVFGAAYSDRVKGLILETPNFCYIDKDQISLKQNPWIRELTPSLEKRATKKVDYKKSLAYFDVIHLAKKIKIPALFTCGMEDQISHPKSIFALFNHMNCDKRMQIYPNEGNEAGKEKQIQVNIDFVKEILAL, encoded by the coding sequence ATGCCCCAAGCGGTAAATTTTGATGAGTGTTTTCAAACATTTCCTAAATTGGATAGCCCTGAGGATTTAGATGCTTTCTGGAAAGAAGGCTTCCAAATATTGAAGAAAATTCCGATCAAAGAGAGTTACAAAACGGTATTGAAGGGCTCATTTATTTGGGAGTCTTTAAACGAAGTTAGTTTCCAAAGTGTTGGAAACTATACCATTCACGGAAAACTTGCCATTCCTAGGAAACGGGGAGATAGACCTGTCGTTGTTTTTTTTCATGACTATCTGGGTGGTGAAGAGGAACTTCATAAAGGTTACTCGGAGTTGGGTGTGGCACAGTTGCACATAACCTTACGAGGCCACGGTGCTGACATGGTCCAAGCACCTGTGGATTTAAATACTGGAAAGATATTAGCAAATTGGTCTCCGAATTATTTTGCAGAAGGTTTAGAGAACAAGGAAGATTTTTATATGCGCAAACTCTATTTGGATGTTGTACGCACTATAGAATTTTTACGATTATCCGATGGCATTGATGGAGATAAGATAATCCTTCATGGTAAATCCTTAGGTTCAGCTCTTGCCGTTTTTGGTGCGGCTTATTCTGATCGTGTAAAAGGATTGATTTTGGAAACTCCAAACTTTTGTTATATTGATAAAGACCAAATCTCTTTGAAGCAAAATCCCTGGATCAGAGAACTCACGCCAAGTTTAGAGAAAAGAGCTACGAAAAAAGTGGATTATAAAAAATCCCTCGCATATTTTGATGTGATCCATTTGGCAAAAAAAATTAAAATACCTGCCTTGTTTACCTGTGGGATGGAAGATCAAATCTCTCATCCGAAATCAATTTTCGCTTTATTCAATCATATGAATTGCGATAAAAGGATGCAAATTTATCCGAATGAAGGAAATGAAGCCGGCAAAGAAAAACAAATTCAAGTTAACATTGATTTTGTTAAAGAAATCTTAGCTCTCTAA
- a CDS encoding sodium:solute symporter family protein: MISFHLLDLVLFFLPFIIIFIILKISQEKQNKTLKEYFQAEGSMTWFVSGTAMVATTFAADTPLAVTEIVRSDGISGNWLWWYMSLSGLVTVFFFSRLWKRSGAMTDLELIHIRYSGSEANVLRGFKAIFIGGILNLIILGWVNLAMLKIIQVFFPVLPDWQILTGIMVLGIVYTAIGGLRGISYIDVFQFFLAWFGCILYAYFVLDVKEIGGIQSLVQNLKPEQLYFFPSFGSSGSLPLSHFIIMLTVIWWSSWYPGSEPGGGGYIAQRILATKDEKAAVKSSLWFVLAHYFLRPWPWILVALASLIAFPNLTAEESGKGFLLFLQLGLPPGIKGLLLSAFLAAYLSTVATHLNWGASYLVSDFWKPFVKPKKEDQYYLKVSYLVQTITGALSILLAIFGLETIKGAWVFLLEASSGIGFILIARWYYWKITAKTEILAIILSPVLYIIASRVLGLIFPYTVVFTSFLSIFILLFSTWIFPPTDLLRLKSFYETTKPPHYFWRGLYKRLEEKQPEFSSNLLFSFLGVFSGFSVILIGLLLIKAMLWDREMILSYAVGFAFGSTFLVYSIRKFMEETRT, from the coding sequence ATGATTTCCTTTCACTTACTTGATTTGGTTCTATTTTTCCTTCCTTTTATCATTATATTCATTATCTTAAAAATATCCCAAGAAAAACAAAATAAAACCTTAAAAGAATATTTCCAAGCGGAAGGATCTATGACTTGGTTTGTTTCCGGCACAGCCATGGTGGCCACAACTTTTGCCGCTGATACACCGCTTGCTGTGACTGAAATTGTTCGGTCTGATGGAATCTCTGGAAACTGGTTATGGTGGTATATGTCCCTCAGTGGACTCGTAACCGTTTTCTTTTTTTCTCGTTTGTGGAAGCGATCGGGTGCAATGACGGACTTAGAGCTTATCCATATACGGTATTCAGGAAGCGAAGCAAATGTACTGAGAGGATTTAAAGCTATCTTTATTGGTGGGATACTCAATTTGATCATTTTGGGTTGGGTGAATCTTGCCATGCTTAAGATCATCCAGGTATTTTTCCCTGTTCTACCTGATTGGCAAATCCTAACAGGCATAATGGTTCTAGGAATCGTGTATACCGCAATTGGAGGGCTTAGAGGCATCTCTTATATTGATGTCTTCCAATTTTTTTTGGCATGGTTTGGTTGTATCCTGTATGCCTACTTTGTTTTGGATGTGAAAGAGATCGGTGGTATACAATCTCTAGTCCAAAATCTAAAGCCCGAACAACTGTATTTTTTTCCAAGCTTTGGTTCTAGTGGTAGTTTACCACTCTCCCATTTCATTATCATGCTAACTGTAATTTGGTGGTCGAGTTGGTATCCTGGCTCGGAACCTGGAGGAGGTGGTTACATTGCCCAAAGGATTTTGGCAACTAAAGATGAGAAAGCCGCGGTCAAGAGTTCCCTTTGGTTCGTACTTGCACATTATTTTTTACGTCCCTGGCCTTGGATTCTTGTGGCGCTTGCGTCTCTCATTGCCTTTCCCAACTTGACAGCCGAAGAAAGTGGAAAGGGATTTTTATTATTTTTACAATTAGGGTTACCTCCTGGTATCAAGGGATTACTTTTAAGTGCATTTTTGGCTGCTTATCTTTCCACAGTCGCTACTCATCTCAATTGGGGTGCCAGTTATTTGGTATCCGATTTCTGGAAACCCTTTGTTAAACCAAAGAAAGAGGACCAATACTATTTAAAGGTGTCATACCTTGTGCAGACGATCACAGGGGCTTTGTCCATCCTCTTAGCCATCTTTGGACTCGAGACTATCAAAGGTGCTTGGGTCTTTTTGTTAGAAGCAAGTTCCGGAATCGGATTTATCCTTATTGCTAGGTGGTACTATTGGAAAATCACTGCAAAAACGGAAATCCTTGCCATTATCCTTTCTCCCGTTCTATATATCATCGCATCACGAGTATTAGGTCTTATTTTTCCTTATACTGTGGTTTTTACATCCTTTTTATCTATATTCATTCTATTGTTTAGCACTTGGATTTTTCCGCCTACTGACTTACTCCGGTTAAAATCATTTTATGAAACAACGAAACCTCCTCATTACTTCTGGCGGGGCTTGTACAAAAGATTGGAAGAAAAGCAGCCAGAGTTTTCATCCAATCTTTTGTTTTCCTTCTTAGGCGTTTTCTCAGGATTTTCTGTGATTTTAATTGGACTATTGCTCATCAAAGCAATGTTATGGGACAGAGAAATGATCCTCAGCTATGCAGTCGGTTTTGCCTTTGGAAGCACTTTTCTTGTTTACTCGATCCGAAAATTTATGGAAGAAACGAGGACCTAA
- the rlmB gene encoding 23S rRNA (guanosine(2251)-2'-O)-methyltransferase RlmB, with protein sequence MEKKPLEILFGKRNFFEFLESLDSMTPEKGVSSIREVLLKDSISSEEKRRISSLLPSHTKIKTLSLKELDRIAMDKNHQGYVILRQRQKQLTALNWEQFKENVGPGEGPILILDRIQDPGNLGNLIRTAECLGVKHIVLSDRDTAPISPVVEKSSAGAIHHVHIYRFANLNSAIERLKEKEYWILATDEEGTEEVWDDLPSAEQIAIIMGNEGEGIKRILLESADYIARIPLYGSISSLNVVVACGITLDRVCSRG encoded by the coding sequence ATGGAAAAAAAGCCCTTAGAAATCCTCTTCGGAAAGAGAAATTTTTTTGAATTTCTGGAATCCTTAGATTCTATGACTCCCGAAAAAGGTGTGTCCTCTATCCGTGAAGTTTTGCTAAAAGATTCCATCTCTTCGGAGGAAAAACGCAGGATCTCTTCGCTCTTGCCTTCTCATACTAAGATTAAAACTCTTTCCCTAAAAGAGCTAGATCGTATCGCAATGGACAAAAACCACCAAGGCTATGTGATCCTTAGACAAAGGCAAAAACAATTAACAGCTTTGAATTGGGAACAGTTCAAAGAGAATGTGGGGCCAGGTGAAGGGCCAATTTTGATTTTGGATAGAATCCAAGATCCAGGCAATCTTGGAAACTTGATTCGAACCGCAGAATGCCTAGGAGTCAAACATATCGTACTCTCTGACAGGGACACTGCTCCTATTTCTCCCGTGGTCGAAAAATCATCGGCTGGTGCCATCCATCATGTTCATATATATCGCTTTGCAAATTTAAATTCAGCGATTGAGCGTTTAAAAGAAAAAGAGTATTGGATTTTAGCAACCGATGAGGAAGGAACTGAAGAAGTTTGGGATGACCTACCTTCTGCCGAGCAAATTGCTATCATTATGGGTAACGAAGGTGAAGGAATCAAAAGAATCTTGTTGGAATCAGCGGATTACATTGCTAGGATTCCTCTATATGGTTCCATATCCTCTTTGAATGTTGTGGTTGCATGTGGTATTACCTTAGATAGAGTCTGTAGCAGAGGTTAA
- the gatA gene encoding Asp-tRNA(Asn)/Glu-tRNA(Gln) amidotransferase subunit GatA: MSELYKLTFAEIKAGLNSNAFTSNDLVQSYLTRIKLVEPKIKAFLAINEDKILAAAKESDERRKSGKAKSIWDGIPIAIKDNICIDGEITSCSSKILENFRSPYDATVIQKLKDKGFIFLPRANMDEFAMGSSTENSAFQVTRNPFDTSRIPGGSSGGSAAAVAAGMVSVSLGSDTGGSIRQPASLCGIWGLKPTYGRISRYGLVAYASSLDQIGPFGNDLDAIVDLFEILQGADPHDQTTAKDKSFFSNKVEARTWKGVKVGFMKSKDLNLDPSVLKKYEEIKAKLREEGAEIKELDFSTFKYSIPVYYLIATAECSSNLSRFDGIRYGLRDEGKGRLEDLYVESRSKGFGKEVKRRILLGTFSLSSGYYDAYYGKAQKARVMIKKEYDSFFQEVDCILQPTSPSTAFTLGEKTKDPIQMYLADVLTTTVNLAGVPAISCPAGLSSEGLPIGLQITCNHFEEEKLLSFAKMLEKIPETKISLPDEIR; the protein is encoded by the coding sequence ATGAGCGAATTGTACAAACTCACTTTTGCAGAAATTAAAGCAGGACTCAATTCCAATGCGTTTACTTCAAACGATTTAGTTCAATCCTATCTCACACGCATAAAATTAGTAGAACCGAAGATAAAGGCATTTTTGGCAATCAATGAGGATAAGATCCTCGCAGCAGCCAAAGAAAGTGACGAGCGGAGAAAGTCTGGTAAGGCAAAATCTATTTGGGATGGTATACCCATTGCGATCAAAGATAACATTTGTATCGATGGCGAAATTACCTCTTGTTCTTCCAAAATCTTAGAGAATTTCCGCTCCCCATATGATGCAACGGTCATCCAAAAGCTAAAAGATAAAGGTTTTATATTTCTTCCTCGCGCCAATATGGATGAATTTGCGATGGGAAGCTCGACAGAAAATTCTGCTTTTCAAGTCACAAGAAATCCATTTGATACAAGTCGTATTCCCGGTGGATCGAGTGGAGGTTCTGCAGCAGCGGTGGCAGCGGGCATGGTGTCCGTTTCCTTAGGTTCCGATACAGGAGGATCGATCCGTCAACCAGCCTCTCTTTGCGGGATCTGGGGCTTAAAGCCCACATATGGACGTATATCTAGGTATGGACTTGTAGCCTATGCATCAAGTTTAGACCAAATTGGCCCTTTTGGAAATGATCTGGATGCGATCGTGGATCTATTTGAAATACTCCAAGGTGCCGATCCGCATGACCAAACCACTGCCAAAGATAAATCGTTTTTCTCTAACAAAGTAGAGGCACGCACTTGGAAAGGCGTAAAAGTTGGCTTTATGAAATCGAAGGATCTAAATTTAGATCCTTCAGTTCTAAAAAAATATGAGGAGATCAAAGCGAAACTAAGAGAAGAGGGTGCAGAAATCAAGGAATTGGATTTTAGTACTTTCAAATATTCGATTCCTGTTTACTATCTGATTGCAACAGCAGAATGCTCCTCAAACCTATCACGTTTTGATGGGATTCGCTATGGTTTACGAGACGAGGGCAAAGGCAGATTAGAAGACTTATATGTGGAATCTCGATCCAAAGGTTTTGGAAAGGAAGTAAAAAGACGAATTTTGTTAGGCACATTCAGTCTTAGTTCAGGGTATTATGATGCCTATTACGGTAAGGCACAGAAAGCAAGAGTGATGATAAAAAAAGAATACGACTCCTTTTTTCAGGAAGTAGATTGTATTTTGCAGCCGACCTCACCAAGCACTGCCTTCACTTTAGGCGAAAAAACAAAGGACCCGATTCAGATGTATCTAGCCGATGTGCTAACTACTACTGTAAACCTTGCCGGTGTTCCAGCGATCAGTTGTCCTGCAGGCCTTAGCAGTGAAGGGCTTCCCATCGGATTGCAAATCACCTGCAATCATTTTGAAGAAGAAAAGCTACTATCCTTTGCAAAGATGTTAGAAAAAATTCCTGAAACAAAGATCAGTCTTCCGGACGAAATTCGATGA
- the asnS gene encoding asparagine--tRNA ligase, whose product MAEDTLPNQITLQGWLQNSRGNNHVRFLQIRTEGRILQVVAEKEILGEDLFQSIKSLGQETSLIISGPKVENPKAPFGWEVHLRKIEIVGASEQYPITPKEHGPDFLHNHRHLWLRSKRQLAILKIRSELSFAIREYFREFDYVLIDTPILTGSVGESAGTLFSTEYFDLGTAYLAQTGQLYLETAAFAHSKVYCFGPTFRAEKSKTRRHLTEFWMLEAETAFCSNEENIRFQDHFVRTVVARTLDRCESELTLLERNPQSIRKCLETPFPIIDYSEAIPLLQSKGESISWGEDINAERENILTAHFQSAVFVTNYPKAIKAFYMKENPKDTRTVLCADLLAPEGVGEIIGGSEREENYEKIIHRLEEEGLPVGAYDWYLDLRKYGSVPHSGFGMGLERVIAWIAGLEHVRECIPFPRMIYRLHP is encoded by the coding sequence ATGGCTGAAGACACTCTCCCAAACCAAATCACACTCCAAGGCTGGCTGCAGAATAGCAGGGGAAATAACCATGTCCGCTTTCTTCAAATCCGTACAGAAGGACGTATCCTCCAGGTAGTGGCAGAAAAAGAAATCCTGGGTGAAGATTTGTTCCAGTCGATTAAATCACTCGGACAAGAAACCTCGCTTATCATCTCTGGACCCAAAGTAGAAAATCCGAAAGCTCCCTTTGGTTGGGAAGTTCATCTCCGAAAGATAGAGATTGTAGGTGCCTCGGAGCAATACCCAATCACCCCGAAAGAGCATGGTCCAGACTTTTTACACAACCACCGTCACCTGTGGCTAAGGTCCAAACGTCAGTTAGCCATCTTAAAGATCCGCTCAGAACTCTCCTTCGCGATCCGAGAGTACTTCCGTGAATTCGACTATGTCCTAATTGATACACCCATCTTGACAGGTTCTGTGGGCGAGTCGGCAGGGACTCTATTTTCCACCGAGTATTTTGATTTGGGCACTGCCTACCTAGCACAAACGGGTCAGCTTTATTTAGAAACCGCAGCCTTTGCCCATAGCAAAGTCTATTGCTTTGGACCCACATTTCGGGCGGAAAAAAGCAAAACGAGACGCCACCTGACTGAGTTTTGGATGTTGGAAGCCGAAACCGCTTTTTGTTCGAACGAGGAGAACATCCGTTTCCAAGACCATTTTGTGCGAACGGTTGTGGCTCGCACCTTGGACCGTTGCGAATCGGAACTTACCCTTTTGGAACGAAATCCGCAATCCATCCGAAAGTGTTTGGAGACACCTTTTCCCATTATCGACTATTCGGAGGCAATACCCCTCCTACAATCCAAAGGAGAGTCCATCTCTTGGGGGGAAGATATCAATGCCGAACGAGAAAACATCCTTACGGCTCACTTCCAATCGGCGGTATTTGTTACCAATTATCCTAAGGCAATCAAAGCCTTCTATATGAAGGAAAATCCAAAAGATACACGCACCGTTCTCTGTGCCGATCTTTTAGCGCCTGAAGGTGTCGGTGAGATCATCGGTGGATCAGAGCGCGAAGAGAACTATGAGAAAATCATCCACCGCCTCGAGGAAGAAGGATTGCCTGTTGGAGCGTACGATTGGTATCTGGATCTCCGAAAGTATGGTTCTGTACCGCATTCTGGTTTTGGTATGGGTCTAGAGCGTGTCATTGCATGGATTGCAGGTCTTGAACATGTGCGGGAATGTATCCCGTTTCCACGCATGATTTACCGTTTGCACCCCTAA
- the cysS gene encoding cysteine--tRNA ligase, whose amino-acid sequence MDFLFYNTKTGKKEVFKPKDPSEVKIYSCGPTVYNFAHIGNLRSFLFVDILRRSLKLAGFQLNQTMNITDIDDKIIREAIANHMSVEEFTKPWTERFFEDLKSLHVDLVENYPRATESIHDMISIVHKLIENGFAYEKDGSIYYSIQKFENYGKLSHIDVSGMKSGARYDADEYEKEDVRDFVLWKNRKTEDEKAWETDLGIGRPGWHLECSAMIRKVYDSGIDIHTGGIDLLFPHHENEVALSEGAFPEEQFVGTWLHCEHLLVDSEKMSKSKGNFYTLRDLLDLGHSLDAIRFHLISVHYRSKLNFSLKHLPESKQAIERIQTALTRLLKDSGYLTDSEVKRAILEIKKEVTYQSFSKVIVEFEEALKDDLNLPKALASVFDFVRETNSALDQETWSIDLKKEAVRVFQIFDSVLAVLRFTEPDVGLPTDLVQEIEMLIAKRAEAKKNKQYDIADKIRKELLEKGITLLDTKDGTTSWKKSP is encoded by the coding sequence ATGGACTTTCTTTTTTATAATACAAAAACCGGAAAAAAAGAAGTTTTTAAACCGAAAGATCCAAGTGAAGTAAAGATTTATTCATGTGGTCCTACGGTTTATAATTTTGCTCACATAGGAAATTTACGGTCTTTTCTTTTTGTAGATATATTACGGAGAAGCCTTAAACTGGCAGGTTTTCAATTAAACCAAACCATGAATATAACGGATATCGATGATAAAATCATTCGAGAAGCCATAGCAAATCATATGTCAGTGGAAGAGTTTACAAAGCCCTGGACTGAACGTTTTTTTGAGGATTTAAAATCTTTACATGTAGATTTAGTAGAAAATTACCCTAGAGCTACCGAGTCGATTCATGATATGATCTCAATCGTTCATAAACTCATTGAGAATGGTTTTGCCTATGAAAAGGACGGAAGTATCTATTATTCTATTCAAAAGTTCGAAAACTATGGAAAGTTATCGCATATTGATGTGAGTGGAATGAAATCAGGAGCCCGATACGATGCAGATGAGTATGAAAAAGAGGATGTACGGGATTTTGTTTTGTGGAAGAACAGAAAGACTGAGGATGAAAAGGCCTGGGAAACAGACTTAGGGATAGGTAGACCTGGCTGGCACTTGGAATGTTCAGCGATGATCAGAAAGGTGTATGATTCTGGTATTGATATCCATACAGGTGGAATTGATCTTCTTTTTCCCCATCATGAAAATGAGGTAGCTCTATCAGAGGGAGCATTTCCTGAAGAACAATTTGTTGGCACTTGGTTACACTGTGAACATCTGCTAGTGGACTCTGAGAAAATGTCAAAAAGCAAAGGTAATTTTTATACCTTGAGAGATTTGTTGGATTTAGGTCATTCTCTTGATGCGATTCGATTCCATTTAATCTCTGTTCACTACCGTTCAAAATTGAATTTTTCTCTGAAACATTTACCAGAGTCCAAACAAGCCATTGAGAGGATACAAACTGCACTGACTCGTTTGTTAAAGGATTCAGGCTATCTTACTGATTCGGAGGTAAAGAGAGCTATTTTAGAAATTAAAAAGGAAGTTACTTACCAATCATTTAGTAAGGTTATAGTAGAATTTGAGGAAGCCCTAAAGGATGATTTAAATCTCCCGAAAGCACTTGCCTCAGTATTTGATTTTGTAAGAGAGACAAATTCTGCTCTTGACCAAGAAACATGGTCGATCGATTTAAAAAAAGAAGCTGTCAGAGTTTTCCAAATCTTTGATTCCGTATTAGCTGTTCTTCGATTTACTGAACCAGATGTTGGTTTACCTACAGACCTTGTCCAAGAAATTGAAATGCTCATTGCCAAAAGAGCAGAGGCAAAAAAGAACAAACAGTACGATATTGCTGATAAGATACGAAAGGAGCTACTTGAAAAAGGCATTACTCTTTTGGATACCAAAGACGGAACAACTTCATGGAAAAAAAGCCCTTAG